Proteins encoded in a region of the Mycoplasma feriruminatoris genome:
- the nagA gene encoding N-acetylglucosamine-6-phosphate deacetylase, producing the protein MILKNTRIVLEDEIINNGYVIIKDKKIIEIGSDYKKKNGIDLNNNWLLPGFIDCHVHGGYGVDFETGNKNRFKHFADNVVKEGVTRYIQASVSNSIQKNDQIYKEFGEFIKANNGKAKCIGAHLEGPFISKFKKGAHQENLLLEPNINLTKKWNKLSNNSLKIVTYACELDDTSYTKFLLKNNIIPSIGHSNLKAKQFDQFYLLGVRHITHLFNWMSGVDQHNPGLVVASFNHKDVLCEIISDGIHLDKEILKMIYSFKTADNLCIITDAMNAKGLDDGIYKLGNLEVYKKGIEIRLTNNNALAGAGSTYDHNIRVFKDACDIKMTDLIKMTSINIAKQLNIFDITGSIEVNKLADLVVLDDDLYVNKVLVEGKIVFKNTKNKKL; encoded by the coding sequence ATGATATTAAAAAACACCAGAATAGTTTTAGAAGATGAAATTATAAATAACGGTTATGTAATTATTAAAGATAAAAAAATAATAGAAATTGGATCTGATTATAAAAAAAAGAACGGAATAGATTTAAATAATAACTGATTATTACCTGGATTTATTGATTGTCATGTACATGGTGGGTATGGTGTTGATTTTGAAACAGGTAATAAAAATAGATTTAAACACTTTGCAGATAATGTAGTTAAAGAAGGAGTTACTAGATATATTCAAGCAAGTGTAAGTAATAGTATTCAAAAAAATGATCAAATTTATAAAGAATTTGGAGAATTTATAAAAGCTAATAATGGTAAAGCTAAATGTATTGGAGCTCATTTAGAAGGACCTTTTATTTCTAAGTTTAAAAAAGGTGCTCATCAAGAAAATCTTTTATTAGAACCAAATATTAATCTAACTAAAAAATGAAACAAGTTATCTAATAATAGTTTAAAAATAGTTACTTATGCTTGTGAATTAGATGATACATCTTATACTAAGTTTTTATTAAAAAATAATATTATTCCAAGTATTGGTCATTCTAATTTAAAAGCTAAACAATTTGATCAATTTTATTTATTAGGAGTAAGACATATTACACATTTATTTAATTGAATGAGTGGAGTTGATCAACATAACCCAGGTTTAGTTGTAGCTAGTTTTAATCATAAAGATGTTTTATGTGAGATTATAAGTGATGGAATTCATTTAGATAAAGAAATTTTAAAAATGATTTATAGTTTTAAAACTGCAGATAATTTATGTATTATAACTGATGCTATGAATGCTAAAGGTTTAGATGATGGTATATATAAATTAGGTAATTTAGAAGTTTATAAAAAAGGTATAGAAATTAGATTAACTAATAATAATGCTTTAGCTGGAGCTGGATCTACTTATGATCATAATATTAGAGTTTTTAAAGATGCTTGTGATATTAAAATGACTGATCTAATTAAAATGACTTCTATTAATATAGCAAAACAATTAAATATTTTTGATATTACAGGAAGTATAGAAGTTAATAAATTAGCTGATTTAGTAGTTTTAGATGATGATTTATATGTTAATAAAGTTCTAGTTGAAGGTAAAATAGTTTTTAAAAATACTAAAAATAAAAAATTATAA
- a CDS encoding ABC transporter ATP-binding protein, whose amino-acid sequence MSLIEVKNVTKKYNKKTVLGPVSLEIKKGSSVAIFGANGAGKTTLCEIIANTKSQTSGEVLYDFKKEEIAFKIGVNFQSQTYPSFINVKELISFYKSLYKNIIDKSYFDQMVKIFKLDELYKQKVTSLSGGQRQRVNLFVSLFNKPEIYIGDEITTGLDVEAQLEIIDLLKKEIKDKGMTLILVSHNLDEIKQLCDRIIFLDKGKIIDDAPIDQILDQYGTLLEYYLSKTNKLNKGEIQ is encoded by the coding sequence ATGAGCTTAATAGAAGTTAAAAATGTTACTAAAAAATATAATAAAAAAACAGTTCTAGGACCAGTTAGTTTAGAAATAAAAAAAGGAAGTAGTGTAGCTATATTTGGTGCTAATGGAGCTGGTAAAACTACATTATGTGAAATTATAGCAAACACTAAATCTCAAACTAGTGGTGAAGTTTTATATGATTTTAAAAAAGAAGAAATTGCTTTTAAAATCGGAGTAAATTTTCAATCTCAAACTTATCCAAGCTTTATTAATGTAAAAGAATTAATAAGTTTTTATAAAAGTTTATATAAAAACATTATTGATAAAAGTTATTTTGATCAAATGGTTAAAATATTTAAACTAGATGAATTATACAAACAAAAAGTAACTTCACTTTCTGGAGGACAACGCCAAAGAGTAAATTTATTTGTTTCATTATTTAATAAACCTGAAATTTATATTGGTGATGAAATAACAACAGGATTAGATGTAGAAGCTCAACTAGAAATTATAGATTTATTAAAAAAAGAAATTAAAGATAAAGGAATGACTTTAATATTAGTTAGTCATAACTTAGATGAAATTAAACAATTATGTGACAGAATAATTTTTCTAGATAAAGGAAAAATAATAGATGATGCTCCTATTGATCAAATTCTAGATCAATATGGTACTTTATTAGAATATTATTTATCAAAAACAAATAAATTAAATAAAGGAGAAATACAATAA
- a CDS encoding lipoprotein has translation MKKLLTILGSLTLITSGGALVVACNNKNTNTQANTKPETTPANSDKDGKQPSEGDKKPSEGKQPGDKNDKEPGKPAPKTPEKKPVKKPVKDANLASANDTKLLFDDTMKEASDAWTKSYNTKLEKTLDSASNITSDLLDTWHRMTVYENDQKWMKAEKDRIDKEVYEEMLQDLEMDKIDKLIYEENYVPDAIRQASDSTEKLFDDTIALQLWKNKHKYDLISEMANENEEILDAEDDMEVAANITGLLFDDTYTKIKEDENDRWTRMSENADFEYVDIAEGAVEHVKQMFDSMFEQDRLKKELAPRLEAEKLRKRQKEAADAAVSRQPRRKPTAEGSSTTNDWLNGLNGNSRNRNR, from the coding sequence ATGAAAAAATTATTAACAATATTAGGTTCTTTAACTCTTATTACAAGTGGTGGTGCTCTTGTTGTTGCATGTAATAATAAAAATACAAATACACAAGCTAATACAAAACCAGAAACTACTCCAGCTAATTCAGATAAAGATGGTAAACAACCAAGTGAAGGTGACAAAAAACCTAGTGAAGGTAAACAACCTGGTGACAAAAATGATAAAGAACCAGGAAAACCAGCACCAAAAACTCCTGAAAAAAAACCAGTAAAAAAACCTGTTAAAGATGCAAATTTAGCTTCAGCAAATGATACTAAACTATTATTTGATGACACTATGAAAGAAGCATCAGATGCTTGAACAAAATCATATAATACAAAACTTGAAAAAACTCTTGATTCTGCTTCAAATATTACTAGTGATTTATTAGATACTTGACACAGAATGACAGTTTATGAAAACGATCAAAAATGAATGAAAGCTGAAAAAGATCGTATTGACAAAGAAGTTTATGAAGAAATGTTACAAGATCTTGAAATGGATAAAATAGATAAATTAATCTATGAAGAAAACTATGTTCCAGATGCTATAAGACAAGCTTCTGATAGTACTGAAAAACTATTTGATGATACAATTGCTCTTCAATTATGAAAAAATAAACATAAATATGATCTAATTAGTGAGATGGCTAATGAAAACGAAGAAATATTAGATGCTGAAGATGATATGGAAGTAGCTGCTAATATTACTGGATTATTATTTGATGATACATATACAAAAATAAAAGAAGATGAAAATGATAGATGAACTAGAATGAGTGAAAATGCTGATTTTGAATATGTAGATATTGCAGAAGGCGCAGTAGAACATGTAAAACAAATGTTTGATTCTATGTTTGAACAAGACAGACTTAAAAAAGAACTTGCACCAAGACTAGAAGCTGAAAAACTAAGAAAAAGACAAAAAGAAGCAGCAGATGCTGCAGTTTCAAGACAACCTAGAAGAAAACCAACAGCCGAAGGTTCATCAACTACTAATGATTGATTAAACGGATTAAACGGTAATAGTAGAAACAGAAACAGATAA
- a CDS encoding L-lactate dehydrogenase yields MKKTANKVVLIGAGAVGTSFLYAAINQGVAEHYVLIDAFPQAAEGNALDLSDTLAVLPHSFASIKAGSYEDCKDADVVVITAGRPQKPGETRLEMVAGNAAIMKSIATEVKKSGFDGITVIASNPVDVITHVYQKVTGFDPHKVIGSGTTLDSARLRRLIGQKLDVKPESVQAYVAGEHGDSSVAIWSQANIMGRPLLDYVKCGCITLEDLDQIQKDTVDMAYKIINLKRATFYGIGACLTKIVNAVLRDEKATLMVGAQLNGEYNNKGLYTGVPAIVGANGWERIIKWDLSKEEQEKFDKSCATLHKTIDSVKDLFE; encoded by the coding sequence ATGAAGAAAACCGCAAATAAAGTTGTTCTTATTGGAGCAGGAGCTGTTGGAACATCATTTTTATATGCAGCAATTAACCAAGGAGTTGCAGAACACTACGTGTTAATTGATGCTTTCCCACAAGCAGCAGAAGGAAACGCTTTAGATCTATCAGATACTTTAGCAGTTTTACCACATTCATTTGCTTCAATTAAAGCAGGAAGCTATGAAGATTGCAAAGATGCTGATGTGGTTGTAATTACAGCAGGAAGACCTCAAAAACCTGGTGAAACTAGATTAGAAATGGTTGCAGGAAATGCAGCAATTATGAAAAGCATTGCAACTGAAGTTAAAAAATCAGGATTTGATGGAATTACTGTAATTGCTTCTAACCCAGTTGATGTTATAACTCATGTATATCAAAAAGTAACTGGTTTTGATCCTCATAAAGTTATTGGATCTGGAACTACTTTAGATTCAGCAAGACTAAGAAGATTAATTGGTCAAAAATTAGATGTTAAACCAGAATCAGTTCAAGCTTATGTTGCTGGAGAACATGGTGATTCTTCAGTTGCAATTTGATCTCAAGCAAACATTATGGGAAGACCACTTTTAGATTATGTAAAATGTGGATGCATAACTTTAGAAGATTTAGATCAAATTCAAAAAGACACTGTTGATATGGCTTACAAAATCATTAACTTAAAAAGAGCTACATTCTATGGAATTGGAGCTTGTTTAACAAAAATAGTTAATGCAGTTTTAAGAGACGAAAAAGCTACTTTAATGGTTGGTGCACAATTAAATGGTGAATACAACAACAAAGGTTTATACACTGGAGTACCAGCAATTGTTGGAGCAAATGGTTGAGAAAGAATTATTAAATGAGATTTATCAAAAGAAGAACAAGAAAAATTTGATAAATCTTGTGCAACTTTACACAAAACAATTGACTCAGTTAAAGATTTATTCGAATAA
- a CDS encoding lipoprotein, which translates to MKKILTLLGTFGLITTTSAIVLACSSKTSQNLSNKNPELKEESKSIIDKKTKKEIADLVETILTNNLDAKDISEEIIKNKGNISKEFSDLLDEKHMKNNKNVEQTLNDFSEELVDFLAPLIVGDVLKTYPQLRKNDDGSGEKFVWVLETQIDNKNQDTVGVIFNGSLDKNSSNEINELYNGDESEEMINQLVKEYKDKLANYKESFKTKNKDNLEKLKSLLSKLS; encoded by the coding sequence ATGAAAAAAATATTAACATTATTAGGAACATTTGGTTTAATCACTACAACTAGTGCTATAGTGCTTGCGTGCAGTAGTAAAACTTCTCAAAACCTTTCTAACAAAAATCCAGAATTAAAAGAAGAATCAAAATCAATTATTGATAAAAAAACTAAAAAAGAAATTGCTGATTTAGTAGAAACTATACTAACAAATAATTTAGATGCAAAGGATATTTCAGAAGAAATAATCAAGAATAAAGGTAATATATCAAAAGAATTTTCAGATCTTTTAGATGAAAAGCATATGAAAAATAATAAAAACGTTGAACAAACACTAAATGACTTTAGTGAGGAATTAGTTGATTTTCTAGCTCCACTTATTGTTGGTGATGTATTAAAAACATATCCTCAATTAAGAAAAAATGATGATGGTTCAGGCGAGAAATTTGTTTGAGTTCTAGAAACTCAAATTGATAATAAAAATCAAGACACAGTAGGAGTCATATTTAACGGTAGTTTAGATAAAAATTCATCTAATGAAATAAACGAACTTTATAATGGTGATGAAAGTGAAGAAATGATTAACCAATTAGTTAAAGAATATAAAGACAAATTAGCTAATTACAAAGAATCGTTTAAAACTAAAAATAAAGACAATCTTGAAAAGTTAAAATCTTTACTTTCTAAACTTTCCTAA
- a CDS encoding Mbov_0400 family ICE element protein yields the protein MNSVMFGIVFKFRNLDNTLPIARDRFSRPIETSDYKLHRPYVVFYSDDKVYYLSVKTLKKENEASIYRNQDKNLILLNKTIYNEPVKGKALGNVIDCSVVNIMDRKLFEQLYQEDEYYNNYQLAPWIYDEVMNKLYENKNKLVFNGVVGFNNNRTEWMLDKTKTEQGRLEYEKWRTRVEKVITTVIETYHSISRDEIEKRLNNQDEYVKFISPIYYNELEYVYNSFEMDDKWEEYQKSNSNKHKM from the coding sequence ATGAATAGTGTAATGTTTGGTATAGTATTTAAATTTAGAAATTTAGATAATACATTACCAATAGCAAGAGATAGATTTTCTAGACCTATAGAAACTAGTGATTATAAGCTTCACCGTCCTTATGTTGTTTTTTATTCTGATGATAAAGTTTATTATCTATCTGTTAAAACACTAAAAAAAGAAAATGAAGCTTCTATTTATAGAAATCAAGATAAAAATTTAATTTTATTAAATAAAACTATTTATAATGAACCAGTTAAAGGTAAAGCTCTTGGTAATGTAATAGATTGTTCGGTCGTAAATATAATGGATAGAAAATTATTTGAACAACTTTACCAAGAAGATGAGTATTATAATAATTACCAATTAGCTCCTTGAATTTATGATGAAGTAATGAATAAACTTTATGAGAATAAAAATAAATTAGTATTTAATGGAGTAGTAGGTTTTAATAACAATAGAACAGAATGAATGCTTGACAAAACAAAAACTGAGCAAGGTCGTTTAGAGTATGAAAAATGACGAACAAGAGTTGAAAAAGTAATCACAACTGTAATAGAAACATATCATTCAATTTCAAGAGATGAAATAGAAAAAAGATTAAATAATCAAGATGAGTATGTTAAATTCATTAGTCCAATCTATTATAACGAATTAGAATATGTTTATAATTCTTTTGAAATGGATGATAAATGAGAAGAATATCAAAAAAGTAATTCTAATAAACATAAAATGTAA
- a CDS encoding ABC transporter permease, whose product MLQQFKAMYSLLFNYWKKSFHNIFFSFIFPCMFLAILSKVPSFKVSDLIPGIIASACPVVGIISLSISFSDLKETVIYKRIAVLPLKPWIFIISIISFFTFLTWLSAIWVFIFSLIFWHSQINLNQINFGYIILGVIFLSIICSSIGVMIGSLAKDYKIANAFSMLFYLPPAFLSGMYLPIKIIISSNVLKIISLCLPYTYPVSIINYGWVQNTSSFIFGSQLWVFILISIVLVFIFVSGAILIYKFRKKK is encoded by the coding sequence ATGCTACAACAATTTAAAGCAATGTATAGCTTGTTATTTAACTATTGAAAAAAATCATTTCATAACATTTTCTTTTCATTTATCTTTCCTTGCATGTTTTTAGCAATTCTATCAAAAGTACCAAGCTTTAAAGTTTCTGATTTAATACCAGGAATCATAGCTTCAGCTTGTCCTGTTGTTGGAATTATTTCTTTATCAATTTCATTTAGTGATTTAAAAGAAACTGTTATTTATAAAAGAATAGCAGTTCTACCTTTAAAACCTTGAATCTTTATTATTAGTATTATTTCATTTTTTACATTTCTTACTTGATTAAGTGCTATTTGAGTATTTATCTTTTCTTTAATTTTTTGACACTCTCAAATCAATTTAAATCAAATTAATTTTGGATATATTATTTTAGGAGTAATCTTTTTATCAATAATATGTTCTTCAATTGGAGTAATGATTGGAAGTTTAGCAAAAGATTATAAAATAGCAAATGCTTTTTCAATGTTATTTTACTTACCACCGGCCTTTTTAAGTGGTATGTATTTACCAATTAAAATAATTATTTCTTCAAATGTTTTAAAAATAATTTCACTATGTTTACCTTATACTTATCCAGTAAGTATTATTAATTATGGATGAGTACAAAATACTTCTAGTTTTATATTTGGATCACAATTATGAGTATTTATTTTAATATCTATAGTTTTAGTATTTATATTTGTAAGTGGTGCTATTTTAATATATAAATTTAGAAAGAAAAAATAA
- a CDS encoding lipoprotein: MKRILTTLSSFGLITTIGASVVACKNDNSTLLSKKVEDTNSNKEKEKAAEIKKLKSQISVLEGEEKRAKEILEKIEEGNKKLASATEEEKQKLKQNPPNPIFRTKNPGSGVFIWLNEA; the protein is encoded by the coding sequence AACAACTTTAAGTTCATTTGGTTTAATTACTACAATTGGAGCTAGTGTAGTAGCTTGTAAAAATGATAATTCTACTTTATTATCTAAAAAAGTAGAAGATACTAATTCAAACAAAGAAAAGGAAAAAGCAGCAGAAATAAAAAAACTTAAAAGTCAAATATCTGTATTAGAAGGCGAAGAAAAAAGAGCTAAAGAAATATTAGAAAAAATTGAAGAAGGAAATAAAAAATTAGCAAGTGCAACTGAAGAAGAAAAACAAAAACTTAAGCAAAATCCCCCGAACCCCATATTCCGGACTAAAAATCCAGGGAGTGGGGTTTTTATATGGCTAAATGAAGCTTAG
- a CDS encoding MFS transporter — protein sequence MENKINYKTYKSLKYLATISSVILAICLLLTFVQFTKDKPIFTSLTPFISLQVILLILGFVSLIVYIIYRVKILKTSNYVYMKKEIIYLYSSFSLYLFSFILTSIYLLIGLLVNNSNAIKILFYVFISLFFICIILSSIFETLSRLKEQLLLYKQEYQHQQDLKQQKQQANKTVIVKKTNKNNKTNNKSKNPFIEE from the coding sequence ATGGAAAATAAAATTAATTATAAAACTTATAAATCTTTAAAGTATTTAGCAACAATTAGTAGTGTTATTTTAGCAATTTGTTTATTATTAACTTTTGTTCAGTTTACAAAAGATAAACCTATTTTTACTAGCTTAACTCCTTTTATTAGCTTACAAGTCATTTTATTAATACTAGGTTTTGTTTCTTTAATAGTTTATATAATCTATAGAGTTAAAATACTAAAAACTAGTAATTATGTATATATGAAAAAAGAAATTATTTATTTATATTCTAGTTTTAGTTTATATTTATTTAGTTTTATATTAACTAGTATTTATTTACTAATAGGTTTATTAGTAAATAATAGTAATGCTATTAAAATATTGTTTTATGTATTTATTAGTTTATTTTTTATATGTATTATACTAAGTAGTATTTTTGAAACTTTATCAAGATTAAAAGAACAACTTTTATTATACAAACAAGAATATCAACACCAACAAGATTTAAAACAACAAAAACAACAAGCAAATAAAACTGTTATTGTTAAAAAAACTAATAAAAATAATAAAACTAATAATAAGTCTAAAAATCCATTTATAGAAGAATAA